One stretch of Drosophila biarmipes strain raj3 unplaced genomic scaffold, RU_DBia_V1.1 ptg000004l, whole genome shotgun sequence DNA includes these proteins:
- the LOC122818075 gene encoding uncharacterized protein LOC122818075 encodes MIFYARVPPYKTILEELYSTGVSIVIFGTASAPFTATGVIHQIAFDERERYPLAEHVLKKETYVDDVQTGHETIDGALKIRNDVIAALQSAGKELKKWASNHPDILESIPTTDLSNSSIFEIDNKDSIKTLGLYWHPNKDGFGFNLKFSLNPIFTKRSILSTVARLFDPLGYLAPVIIAAKILLKDVWSFYIERRDEPPASLDWDDPLPDQLAERWRKFIQELPDIEEIHIPRWLGFDLRHVLTLQLHMFCDGSSMAYAACAYLRASCTDGSMQINLLAARSRVTPVKPLKIPRVELSGALLCTQLADWIVNQLQASHHTISVHYWSDAMILLYWRWKTFVSNRIGAILEASSPSQWRHVLTQENPADCAARGLTPSQLKHHTLWWHGPHWLQLSEEYWPVNQSPKSEFISEEQSLKHIGAHISYVKRFIYNTRHKKADRLTGPIQVSEFQQALFALVRMVQQEVYSEELSRLRSNKFLSKHNKLSQLSPFLDDEGLMRVKGRLKNALQLSMSQNNPSKGPPPDDFGYKERLSQHLTWRCATNFIYNSSSFLDRQR; translated from the exons ATGATATTCTATGCACGGGTCCCGCCCTACAAAACGATCTTGGAGGAGTTATACTCAACTGGCGTCTCCATCG TAATATTTGGCACTGCCTCGGCACCCTTCACGGCGACTGGAGTCATACATCAGATTGCGTTCGACGAGCGCGAACGCTATCCTCTGGCCGAGCATGTCCTTAAAAAGGAAACCTATGTGGACGATGTTCAAACAGGACACGAGACCATCGACGGAGCTCTAAAAATTCGCAATGATGTCATCGCAGCTCTGCAATCAGCAGGCAAGGAGCTCAAGAAGTGGGCATCCAACCATCCAGATATCTTAGAAAGCATCCCAACTACAGATCTCTCTAACAGTAGCATTTTTGAGATAGACAATAAGGACTCCATTAAAACTTTAGGGTTGTATTGGCATCCAAACAAAgatggttttggttttaatctTAAGTTTTCTCTCAATCCTATATTCACCAAACGTTCTATACTATCCACAGTAGCACGCTTATTCGATCCGTTGGGATACCTGGCACCAGTAATCATCGCTGCGAAAATCCTGTTGAAGGATGTTTGGAGTTTTTATATCGAGCGCAGGGATGAGCCCCCCGCATCATTAGATTGGGACGACCCATTGCCAGATCAACTCGCCGAGCGGTGGCGAAAGTTCATTCAAGAGCTCCCCGACATTGAAGAGATCCACATCCCTCGGTGGTTAGGCTTCGACTTAAGGCATGTCTTGACGTTGCAACTACACATGTTTTGTGATGGATCATCCATGGCGTATGCAGCATGCGCTTATCTTCGAGCTAGTTGTACGGATGGTTCCATGCAGATTAACTTATTAGCCGCCCGCAGTCGAGTCACACCTGTTAAGCCGCTAAAAATTCCGAGAGTTGAGTTATCCGGAGCCCTGCTGTGTACACAATTAGCCGATTGGATTGTCAATCAACTTCAAGCATCACATCACACCATATCCGTACACTACTGGTCGGATGCAATGATATTGCTGTATTGGCGTTGGAAGACATTTGTGTCGAATAGAATTGGAGCAATCCTGGAGGCAAGCTCGCCATCGCAGTGGAGACATGTTCTTACGCAAGAAAACCCAGCAGATTGTGCTGCACGCGGACTCACCCCTTCCCAGCTGAAACACCACACGCTTTGGTGGCACGGACCACATTGGCTGCAGCTTTCAGAGGAGTATTGGCCAGTCAATCAGTCCCCAAAATCAGAATTTATTTCAGAAGAGCAATCCTTAAAGCACATCGGAGCCCACATTT CCTACGTCAAACGATTCATTTATAATACTCGTCACAAAAAAGCGGATAGACTCACCGGCCCTATTCAGGTATCTGAATTTCAACAGGCTTTGTTCGCACTGGTGCGGATGGTTCAACAAGAAGTCTATTCGGAAGAATTATCAAGACTACGATCCAACAAATTTCTATCCAAACACAACAAACTCAGTCAGCTATCACCGTTTCTCGACGATGAGGGGCTCATGAGAGTTAAAGGCAGACTTAAGAATGCTTTGCAGCTCTCCATGTCTCAAAATAA